In one window of Sardina pilchardus chromosome 23, fSarPil1.1, whole genome shotgun sequence DNA:
- the LOC134071533 gene encoding uncharacterized protein LOC134071533 gives MQPKNGDQQKKLRDPLPKNKPPTFATLHRAGKKGVEKLVTKAKAERNVLQRIITAYDAGREVDLGKILRHELMNVPTAIADSDGYLRSGNKSILSQVLCGDVECPALVYPTDIDSTLVIDGQAFVMMLGQPSDCNTFGQYASKFVKRVLAFGKNFDRIDTTFDRYRDISIKSTTRGKRARGCTPIRRAIEDSSVPLPRNWSNFLALEKNKEDLATFLSDELLAQAPDDKIIIVAGGFKEENTAKCNSEMDITALQAYHEEADTRIVLHCVHSNAEFLVVSSPDTDVLILLIAHFGKMKCKQLWLRMGTSKKPRHIPIHKVHESLRVQVPDIENILAFHAITGCDTVSYFAGHSKKTSWKTFLEQPALLDGLGLGELTETTIHSAEKFICRVYDTNDVSCNDARATLFSRCRGPEALPPTSDAAQWHIRRAHYQALVWRQANKTNPILPPIEEMGWDVINGHLEPKLMSVAAIPKSCSLMVTCRCKCGCNTSKCSCRSAGLLCTGGCKCRRTPDHPCQNASSLD, from the coding sequence ATGCAACCCAAGAATGGTGACCAGCAGAAAAAACTCAGGGATCCTTTGCCAAAAAATAAACCTCCTACATTTGCCACTCTTCACAGGGCAGGAAAGAAAGGAGTGGAAAAGTTAGTCACCAAAGCCAAAGCTGAAAGAAATGTTTTGCAGCGCATTATCACAGCATATGACGCAGGAAGGGAAGTGGACTTGGGGAAAATCCTCAGACACGAGTTGATGAATGTCCCCACTGCTATTGCAGACAGTGATGGCTATTTGAGAAGTGGAAATAAATCCATCCTCAGTCAGGtgctatgtggtgatgtggaATGTCCAGCACTGGTGTACCCTACAGACATTGATTCAACGCTAGTGATCGATGGTCAAGCTTTTGTTATGATGCTAGGACAACCATCTGACTGCAACACATTTGGGCAATATGCCAGCAAGTTTGTGAAAAGAGTGCTTGCATTTGGCAAAAACTTTGACAGAATTGACACTACATTTGACAGGTACAGAGACATATCAATTAAGAGCACAACCAGGGGGAAACGTGCAAGAGGATGCACACCTATTCGCCGTGCCATTGAAGATAGCTCTGTACCACTTCCAAGGAACTGGTCCAATTTCCTTGCTTTGGAGAAGAACAAAGAAGATTTGGCAACATTTCTATCAGACGAGCTATTGGCTCAAGCTCCAGACGACAAAATTATCATTGTGGCTGGAGGCTTTAAAGAAGAGAACACGGCAAAGTGTAATTCAGAAATGGACATCACTGCTCTCCAGGCCTACCATGAGGAAGCAGACACAAGGATTGTGCTCCACTGTGTACATTCAAATGCAGAATTTCTTGTTGTTTCAAGTCCAGATACAGATGTACTCATTTTGTTAATTGCGCATTTTGGCAAGATGAAGTGCAAACAGTTGTGGCTGAGAATGGGGACCTCCAAAAAACCCAGGCATATCCCCATACACAAAGTGCATGAGAGTCTGAGGGTGCAGGTTCCCGATATTGAGAATATTCTGGCCTTCCATGCAATAACAGGCTGTGACACTGTGTCCTACTTTGCAGGACATAGCAAGAAAACATCCTGGAAAACATTCTTGGAGCAGCCTGCACTTTTAGATGGACTTGGCCTGGGTGAACTGACTGAAACCACCATACATTCTGCAGAGAAGTTCATTTGTCGTGTTTATGACACCAACGATGTCAGCTGCAATGATGCAAGAGCCACACTGTTCTCCAGATGTCGGGGACCTGAGGCTCTACCACCTACGAGTGATGCTGCTCAGTGGCATATTAGAAGAGCACATTATCAAGCTCTAGTATGgagacaagcaaacaaaacaaatccaaTACTACCACCTATAGAGGAAATGGGATGGGATGTCATCAATGGACACCTGGAACCCAAACTGATGTCTGTTGCAGCAATCCCCAAAAGCTGTAGCTTGATGGTTACCTGCAGGTGCAAGTGTGGTTGCAATACAAGCAAATGCAGTTGTCGCAGCGCCGGCTTGCTTTGTACAGGTGGCTGCAAATGTAGAAGAACTCCAGATCATCCATGCCAGAATGCAAGCAGTTTGGACTAA
- the wipf1b gene encoding WAS/WASL-interacting protein family member 1: MPGPPPPPAPAPPPPPPTFGQANTEKPNLNRNQQQGRNALLSDINKGARLKKTVTNDRSGPQLDKPKGGGGGGGGGGGGGGGGGGGGGGGGGGGGGGGFGGGGGGGLGGLFQGGMPKLRSATNRDSNDSGSARPPLLPPGGRSAGPRPFGGGGGGGGGGGDSGPPPRLPVPKSGAMDSPRSRGPPSRPDTSGGPPPVPNTPRPGGGSALHGRGGPPPLPGGGRPTSSAPTPPPGRHGVGPPPPVPASGGFGRQSATPAPPPSSRPPLPPAPRPGSEDRPPPVPLGNRPSLPLPRDGPPPPPPSFNNKPPPPPSSSRPSPGGGGGGGGAPPLPPGRPGPPPLPPTPASAPADDITPRLPQRNLSLNSAPAPPPVRSGPLPPPPSERPPPLGRNSSTRSGPLPPPPPSGRPGGSIRSAGAPSSPSRPPGDSRGGSGHRPPLPPDRPGVGGAPTPPPPMGNGFQNHHQHADEWESRFTFRPMSELPPPEPYVPFQKTYPSKMAKSDGRGSGKKERGAPPLPPIPR; this comes from the exons ATGCCGggtcccccccctcctcccgctccagcccccccaccccctccccctacaTTTGGtcag GCAAACACAGAGAAGCCCAATCTAAATCGTAATCAGCAGCAGGGGAGGAACGCTCTCCTCTCAGACATCAACAAGGGAGCGCGGCTCAAGAAGACCGTCACCAATGACAGGAGCGGACCTCAACTAGACA AACCCaaagggggaggtggaggaggaggcggcggaggcggaggaggaggtggaggaggtggtggtggaggaggaggaggaggaggaggaggaggaggaggattcgggggtggaggcggtggtggtCTGGGCGGTCTGTTCCAGGGCGGGATGCCAAAACTACGCTCGGCCACAAACAGAGACAGCAATG atTCTGGATCTGCTCGGCCTCCTCTTCTGCCCCCTGGTGGTCGCTCCGCTGGCCCACGGCCgtttggaggaggtggaggaggtggaggtggtggaggtgattcCGGCCCTCCTCCTCGCCTGCCTGTGCCCAAGAGCGGTGCGATGGACAGCCCTCGCTCCCGCGGCCCCCCCTCTCGGCCAGACACTTCAGGGGGGCCACCCCCCGTCCCCAACACCCCTCGCCCCGGCGGTGGCAGCGCCCTCCATGGCCGTGGGGGACCCCCACCTCTGCCCGGCGGAGGACGCCCCACTTCCTCCGCTCCCACGCCTCCGCCCGGTCGACATGGCGttggcccccctccccccgtcccGGCCTCGGGCGGGTTCGGCCGCCAGTCCGCCACCccggccccccctccctccagccGCCCCCCCTTGCCCCCCGCGCCCCGACCAGGGTCCGAGGACCGCCCTCCGCCCGTTCCCCTGGGCAACAGACCCTCTCTGCCGCTCCCGAGGGACGGGCCTCCGCCTCCCCCGCCCTCCTTCAACAACaagcccccccctcctccgtcCTCCTCCCGCCCCAGccctggaggtggaggtggtgggggtggtgcccccccactgccccccgGGCGCCCAGGaccgccgccgctgcccccGACACCCGCCTCGGCGCCTGCTGATGACATCACCCCGCGGCTGCCCCAGAGgaacctgtcactcaactctgCCCCCGCCCCGCCTCCGGTCCGCTCCGGCCCCCTGCCCCCGCCCCCCAGCGAGAGGCCGCCGCCCCTGGGCAGGAACTCCTCCACGCGTTCAG gtcctctCCCGCCCCCTCCTCCATCGGGGCGCCCTGGCGGCAGCATCAGGTCGGCGGGGGCTCCCTCCAGTCCGAGTCGTCCCCCAGGAGATTCCCGCGGTGGCTCCGGCCacagaccccccctccctccggaCAGACCTGGCGTTGGGGGGGCACCAACACCGCCGCCACCCATGGGCAACGGCTTCCAGAACCATCACCAACATGCGG ATGAGTGGGAATCCCGCTTCACCTTCCGCCCCATGTCCGAGCTCCCGCCCCCCGAGCCCTACGTTCCCTTCCAGAAGACCTATCCCAGCAAGATGGCCAAGAGTGACGGACGAG gATCAGGCAAAAAGGAGAGGGGTGCCCCCCCACTACCCCCTATTCCCAGGTGA